CCGGTGATGGTCCAGGCGACCGCCGGCAAGCTCGGCCTGCCGCACGGCATCGACGTGGATACCAATGCCGCGCTGATCAACCTGCTCTTCGAACAGGGCTGCCCGGCCGACAACGCCGTACGCGTCAGCAGCTACGAACTGCTGCAGGGCATGGGCCTCGACGACTCCGGCACCAACTACGCGCTGCTGAACGAAAGCGTCCAGCGCATGCTCCTGGCGTCGTACACCATCCAGGGCTGATTTGATCATGACGGCGGCATGGTCGTGCGCACCACCGTGCGGCTGATCGATAAGGTCTGCGACATGCAGCGCGGTGATAAGAACCTCTTCGGCCGCCCATT
The Deinococcus sp. KNUC1210 genome window above contains:
- a CDS encoding replication initiator protein A, which encodes MSITLWERGADELNIAQLSLISIQMRLPDSFQEWEDTFTVAGRPVMVQATAGKLGLPHGIDVDTNAALINLLFEQGCPADNAVRVSSYELLQGMGLDDSGTNYALLNESVQRMLLASYTIQG